In Trichocoleus desertorum NBK24, the following are encoded in one genomic region:
- the folD gene encoding bifunctional methylenetetrahydrofolate dehydrogenase/methenyltetrahydrofolate cyclohydrolase FolD — MQSHGAQLIDGKALAQKIQAELAQKIQSLQSQYGRPPGLAVLMVGDNPASAAYVRGKEKACTNVGMASFGQHLPATTTQAELEQIIQALNHDERVDGILIQLPLPEHLDGVALLNQLDPDKDADGLHPVNLGRLVRSEPGLRSCTPAGVMELLKEYQIDPKGTHAVVIGRSILVGKPIALMLLEADATVAIAHSKTPDLASVIRSADIVVAAVGRPEMITADMVKPGAVVIDVGINRVTDAEGKSRLVGDVHFDSVKTVASAITPVPGGVGPMTVAMLLQNTVWSYIQRHQGVQQAP, encoded by the coding sequence ATGCAATCTCACGGCGCTCAACTCATCGACGGTAAAGCTCTGGCTCAAAAAATTCAAGCAGAGCTGGCTCAAAAAATTCAGTCGCTTCAATCTCAGTACGGTCGTCCTCCAGGTTTAGCCGTACTGATGGTAGGCGATAACCCTGCCAGTGCCGCCTATGTGCGAGGCAAAGAAAAAGCTTGTACAAATGTGGGCATGGCTTCTTTTGGCCAGCATTTACCTGCGACTACAACTCAGGCAGAACTAGAGCAAATCATTCAAGCGCTAAACCACGATGAGCGAGTGGATGGCATTCTGATTCAGTTACCCCTGCCAGAGCATTTGGATGGTGTGGCGCTGCTGAACCAACTCGACCCCGACAAAGATGCCGATGGCCTACATCCGGTCAACTTAGGCCGACTCGTCCGAAGTGAGCCAGGACTTCGCAGTTGCACGCCTGCGGGTGTGATGGAGCTGTTGAAGGAATATCAAATTGATCCAAAGGGCACACATGCAGTAGTCATCGGTCGCAGTATTTTGGTCGGCAAACCGATCGCACTGATGTTGTTAGAAGCCGATGCCACCGTCGCGATCGCCCACTCCAAAACCCCGGATCTTGCTTCAGTCATCCGTAGCGCCGATATTGTCGTAGCTGCGGTCGGTCGTCCAGAAATGATTACGGCTGACATGGTGAAACCAGGCGCAGTGGTAATTGATGTAGGGATCAATCGCGTCACCGATGCTGAAGGCAAGAGCCGCTTAGTGGGAGATGTCCACTTTGACTCAGTTAAGACAGTTGCCAGTGCGATTACGCCAGTTCCGGGTGGGGTTGGTCCCATGACTGTGGCCATGCTGTTGCAAAATACTGTGTGGAGTTATATCCAACGTCATCAAGGCGTGCAACAAGCCCCGTAG
- a CDS encoding NUDIX hydrolase, with protein MRSKQNSRGSDVNLANGSRRAVAIAILHQEDQFLMQLRDDIPGIPYPGYWAFFGGHLEPGEAPEEAMQRELLEEIGYQPPVLSKFGIYADDQVVRHVFHGALTVGIDALVLGEGWDFGFFTIEDIKRGDRYSEIAQQVRPLGPPHQQILLDFLSHPCNP; from the coding sequence TTGAGGAGCAAACAAAACTCTAGAGGTAGCGATGTAAATTTAGCGAACGGCTCTCGTCGCGCTGTCGCGATCGCTATTTTGCATCAAGAAGATCAATTTCTGATGCAACTACGGGATGACATTCCTGGCATTCCTTACCCTGGTTACTGGGCCTTTTTTGGCGGGCATTTGGAACCAGGCGAAGCGCCAGAAGAGGCGATGCAGCGAGAATTGCTGGAAGAGATTGGCTACCAACCACCTGTACTATCAAAATTTGGCATTTATGCTGATGATCAAGTGGTGCGGCATGTGTTTCATGGGGCACTCACGGTTGGGATCGACGCTTTAGTTTTGGGCGAGGGCTGGGATTTTGGTTTCTTTACCATCGAAGATATTAAACGAGGCGATCGCTACTCAGAAATTGCTCAGCAAGTCCGCCCACTGGGTCCACCTCATCAGCAGATTTTGCTCGATTTCCTTTCACATCCGTGCAATCCCTAG
- a CDS encoding M48 family metallopeptidase: MKSRSPQPQLANLPDYKVRESHKAKHVNLKISPHDGLEIVVPKGFDHRRIPEILQRKQKWINKIAQQFEAQQEFLTPTAPDQQVTEIVLQAIAETWQVEYYPTTDPHVTVTEKSGQKLQVRGAINHTELCHKALCQWLAHKARTHLVPWLRTVSNEIQLPFAKASVRGQKTRWASCSQQKAISLNYKLLFLPPDVVRYVFVHELCHTIHMNHSAAFWQLVGEKDPNYEPLDADLHNVWRYIPVWVEQ; encoded by the coding sequence ATGAAGTCGCGATCGCCTCAACCGCAACTGGCGAATCTACCAGACTATAAGGTTCGAGAAAGCCATAAAGCGAAGCATGTTAACCTCAAAATCTCCCCCCATGACGGGTTGGAAATTGTCGTTCCTAAAGGGTTTGATCACCGTCGCATTCCTGAAATTCTGCAACGGAAGCAGAAGTGGATTAATAAGATTGCTCAGCAATTTGAGGCCCAGCAAGAGTTTTTAACGCCTACTGCTCCAGATCAACAAGTAACGGAGATTGTGCTGCAAGCGATCGCGGAGACTTGGCAAGTGGAGTATTACCCCACCACCGATCCCCATGTCACTGTCACGGAAAAGTCAGGGCAAAAACTACAAGTACGAGGGGCTATTAATCATACAGAGCTCTGCCACAAAGCATTGTGCCAATGGCTAGCCCACAAAGCTCGTACGCATCTTGTGCCTTGGTTACGAACAGTCAGCAACGAAATTCAACTACCATTCGCGAAAGCTTCAGTCAGAGGCCAAAAAACCCGTTGGGCTAGCTGTTCCCAGCAGAAAGCGATTAGCCTCAATTACAAACTGCTGTTTCTCCCGCCTGACGTGGTGCGCTATGTGTTTGTGCATGAGCTGTGTCACACCATCCACATGAACCATTCCGCTGCATTTTGGCAATTAGTGGGTGAAAAAGATCCTAACTATGAGCCATT